The following are encoded in a window of Platichthys flesus chromosome 11, fPlaFle2.1, whole genome shotgun sequence genomic DNA:
- the LOC133964535 gene encoding protein Bouncer-like, whose amino-acid sequence MLRMRNLIFCVLAITALAPTQGEENKQGEPLMDSFTEDGKYLECFRCDLGFWDTCYTTQTKCGLGERCFTGRGKAADVLEVKTLGCVKAEECDVENSVELFPNQTVFVMTKHCCDKPFCNSAHRLPLCTLLYVTVAILTAWHVTGPST is encoded by the exons ATGCTCAGAATGAGAAATCTAATATTCTGTGTTCTCGCCATCACGGCGCTCGCCCCGACTCAAG GTGAGGAGAACAAGCAAGGGGAGCCGCTCATGGATTCATTTACAGAAGATGGAAAGTATCTGGAGTGTTTCCGCTGTGACCTGGGCTTCTGGGACACCTGCTACACCACCCAGACCAAGTGCGGCCTCGGCGAGCGCTGCTTCACAGGCCGAGGGAAGGCAG CGGATGTTCTGGAGGTTAAGACTCTGGGTTGTGTGAAAGCAGAGGAGTGCGATGTGGAGAACTCGGTGGAGCTCTTCCCCAACCAGACTGTCTTCGTCATGACCAAACACTGCTGCGACAAACCGTTCTGTAACTCGGCCCACAGACTTCCTCTCTGTACTCTTTTGTATGTCACTGTGGCTATTCTAACGGCCTGGCACGTCACTGGACCCTCAACGTGA